The following coding sequences lie in one Plasmodium berghei ANKA genome assembly, chromosome: 7 genomic window:
- a CDS encoding magnesium transporter, putative — protein MNASFIGVIFCFIGSFLGALGDKYVHDSYNIDSNKLYANKKKTMWIIGILLSVIIDPIFTVIALYFTSAAVVAPFSGVHILWNLVITNVSLKIKIKLHQYMGTFFLICGITLIITFSEKNTDILNMKDLINIYLQPIVIIYICSVFLIITILLIICITPLFCNIIHENKKNTNNSSIDINDNLDNHISDMKIYHDKKNISNYNEISENYEKKIDQNISKNLIGNVKNNINDHIEGATCPNNNENDCLYKYTYNSNDLYNNTFEHSSKYLYLIYSSNIPNNKSEQNNKAIHRVYNYKIANRLSRKEEYPLSRSKKLRLNHLLKKRQRKCNSGNTKRYRPQKYKIMLINNKKKKKNIEAKDDKKERHLYHNKCDNSNENIQSKTNLTITQSYIYSMKNYKKNEEIYYEYAHTPFLPFYSSHRSMSDYEKKKKKKKKFCSIYYRICCCTLCGMSGGLVNIFSEHIITIFSYEQFYIFQYSFTYLITILTLFCLSNQLIFLNVSLSKFSVTSVIPLIMSNIVFLSSLTTIVMQINESKMSRCSILFFLLGAFLVIIGILYLQYNINQVLFKYFRRKIK, from the exons atgaacgCATCATTCATTGGagtaatattttgttttattggATCGTTTTTAGGGGCATTGGGGGATAAATATGTTCATGATAGTTATAATATTGATAgcaataaattatatgcaaataaaaaaaagacaatgTGGATAATTGGAATATTGTTAAGTGTAATAATCGATCCAATTTTTACAGTCATtgcattatattttacttCAGCAGCAGTTGTTGCTCCGTTTTCGGGTGTGCATATTTTATGGAATTTAGTAATAACAAATGTTTCGttaaaaatcaaaatcAAATTACATCAATATATGggaacattttttttaatatgcgGTATAACTTtaattattacattttcagaaaaaaatactgATATTCTTAATATGAAagatttaattaatatatatttacagcCAATAGTCATCATATACATTTGTTCGGTCTTTCTTATAATAACTATATTGttaattatatgcataaccccattattttgtaatattatccatgaaaataaaaaaaatacaaataatagtaGCATAGATATTAATGATAACCTTGATAATCATATTAGTgatatgaaaatttatcatgataaaaaaaatattagcaattataatgaaatatcaGAAAAttacgaaaaaaaaatagatcaaaatataagtaaaaatttaattggcaatgtgaaaaataatattaacgATCATATTGAAGGTGCTACATGCCCTAacaataatgaaaatgattgtttatataaatatacttataatagtaatgatttatataacaACACTTTTGAGCATTCatctaaatatttatatcttatTTATAGTAGTAACATTcctaataataaaagtgaGCAAAACAATAAAGCTATACACCGagtatataattat aaaattgctaATAGATTATCGAGAAAAGAAGAATATCCCTTAAGTCGTTCAAAAAAACTGAGATTaaatcatttattaaaaaaaagacaaagAAAATGTAATAGTGGTAATACTAAAAGGTATCGACcccaaaaatataaaattatgcttattaataataaaaaaaaaaaaaaaaatatcgaaGCAAAAGATGATAAAAAGGAGAGACACTTGTATCATAACAAATGCGATAACAGCAACGAAAATATTCAAAGTAAAACAAATTTGACAATAACACaatcttatatatatagcatGAAAAActacaaaaaaaacgaagaaatatattatgaatatgcACACACACCATTTTTGCCATTTTATTCAAGTCACAGAAGTATGTCagattatgaaaaaaaaaaaaaaaaaaaaaaaaaattttgctCCATTTATTACCGAATATGTTGTTGTACATTATGTGGAATGTCAGGAGGAttagtaaatatattttctgaacatataataacaattttttcatacGAACAATTTTACATATTCCAATATTCTTTCACATACCttattacaattttaacattattttgtttatctAATCagctcatttttttaaacgtTTCCCTATCAAAGTTTAGTGTTACATCCGTTATCCCTTTAATTATGTCAAATATTGTTTTCCTTAGTAGTCTAACTACTATTGTAATGCAAATAAATGAGTCAAAAATGAGCCGTTGCAgtattctattttttttattaggGGCATTTTTAGTTATAATaggtatattatatttgcaATATAACATAAATCAAGTActattca